From Streptomyces sp. NBC_00370, a single genomic window includes:
- a CDS encoding ABC transporter family substrate-binding protein: MSHVGAPRGRTCSRTFRSVALLTTGVLALPALSACSSDDNGSDAPAAAVDVAPASRAAVSQGGTLHWAIDSMPATLNAFQADADAATNRIAGAVLPTLFTLDKRGRPQLNPDYLESAKIVDREPKQVVSYKLNQQAVWSDGREIGAPDFVAQWHALRGQDSAYWTARNAGYERIEKIERGGDDLEVRVTFNKPYADWKSLFSPLYPKEVMGTPNAFNDGARTALKKTAGPFTVKKVDRKAKEATLVRDPHWWGKPAKLDSVVLSAVPNNERVAALASGKLDVADVDPAAAKRISSAVQDKNRANGPARPAAGAGPATSAGPAVSGSPAAGPAAVRPPAQVSPASALRAWALTHGADKEELKAAGKSRKQTLAAIKEYTEQQRELGAFRVRKSLEPSFTQLALNGESGPLADDRVRRAVARAINRQTLANAVLKPLGLPAQPLGSHLALRGQQAYADSSDALGKQNTHEAQALLADAGWTVGGARKAPDDGTKAGSEGKKDTEKKDTEKKDAEKTEKKDTEKKDAEKKAEKPKTEEKSDDTAEGDDKPGQAPDDSDTKQQAVKAAQDTKPGGVAGAYAPSGTAAPSTVASSGAKGPKAAKAAKVPQIGKDGKPLTLRFVLPSGQGSEQLRTVGERIARMLDKVGISTQITKVSDASYFKDYIASGDYDMALYSWPATAFPATDGRPIYAKPEPASDGSLLVEQNYTRVGTDRIDQLFDQASGELNEGDARDLVKQADARIWAAAGSIPLYQRPQLVAARSGLKNIGAYGFATPRYQDIGFAGSHGHDGPQAEVSKKK; the protein is encoded by the coding sequence ATGTCCCACGTCGGCGCCCCTCGCGGGAGGACATGCTCCCGGACGTTCCGCTCCGTAGCGCTCCTCACCACCGGTGTGCTCGCCCTGCCCGCACTGTCCGCCTGCAGCTCGGACGACAACGGCAGCGACGCCCCGGCCGCCGCCGTGGACGTCGCGCCGGCCTCGCGCGCCGCGGTCAGCCAGGGCGGCACCCTGCACTGGGCGATCGACTCGATGCCCGCCACGCTCAACGCCTTCCAGGCGGACGCGGACGCCGCGACCAACCGGATCGCGGGAGCCGTGCTGCCCACGCTCTTCACGCTGGACAAGCGCGGCAGGCCGCAGCTCAATCCTGACTACCTGGAGTCCGCGAAGATCGTCGACCGGGAGCCCAAGCAGGTCGTCTCGTACAAGCTCAACCAGCAGGCGGTGTGGAGCGACGGCCGGGAGATCGGCGCGCCGGACTTCGTCGCCCAGTGGCACGCGCTGCGCGGCCAGGACTCCGCGTACTGGACCGCGCGCAACGCGGGCTACGAGCGGATCGAGAAGATCGAGCGCGGCGGGGACGACCTGGAGGTCCGGGTCACCTTCAACAAGCCGTACGCGGACTGGAAGTCGCTGTTCAGCCCGCTGTACCCGAAGGAGGTCATGGGTACGCCCAACGCCTTCAACGACGGGGCGAGGACGGCGCTGAAGAAGACGGCGGGCCCGTTCACGGTCAAGAAGGTGGACCGCAAGGCCAAGGAGGCGACGCTCGTCCGCGACCCGCACTGGTGGGGCAAGCCCGCCAAGCTCGACTCGGTCGTGCTGAGCGCGGTGCCGAACAACGAGCGGGTGGCGGCCCTCGCCTCGGGCAAGCTCGACGTGGCCGATGTCGACCCCGCTGCGGCGAAACGTATCTCCTCGGCCGTGCAGGACAAGAACAGGGCCAACGGCCCGGCCCGCCCAGCGGCCGGCGCCGGCCCTGCGACGAGCGCCGGCCCGGCGGTCAGCGGCAGCCCCGCGGCGGGCCCCGCCGCCGTCCGGCCGCCCGCCCAGGTCTCCCCGGCCTCCGCGCTGCGCGCCTGGGCGCTCACGCACGGCGCCGACAAGGAGGAGCTCAAGGCGGCGGGCAAGTCGCGCAAGCAGACCCTCGCCGCGATCAAGGAGTACACGGAGCAGCAGCGCGAGCTGGGCGCCTTCCGGGTGCGCAAGTCGCTCGAACCGTCCTTCACGCAGCTCGCGCTGAACGGTGAGTCGGGCCCGCTCGCCGACGACCGGGTACGGCGCGCGGTGGCCAGGGCCATCAACCGCCAGACGCTCGCCAACGCCGTACTGAAGCCGCTGGGCCTGCCCGCGCAGCCGCTCGGCAGCCACCTGGCGCTGCGCGGCCAGCAGGCGTACGCGGACAGCAGCGACGCGCTCGGCAAGCAGAACACCCACGAGGCGCAGGCCCTGCTGGCCGACGCGGGCTGGACCGTGGGCGGCGCCCGCAAGGCGCCGGACGACGGGACGAAGGCCGGCAGCGAAGGCAAGAAGGACACGGAGAAGAAGGACACCGAGAAGAAGGACGCGGAAAAGACAGAGAAGAAGGACACGGAGAAGAAGGACGCCGAGAAGAAGGCGGAGAAGCCGAAGACGGAGGAGAAGTCGGACGACACGGCCGAGGGCGACGACAAGCCCGGCCAGGCCCCCGACGACTCCGACACCAAGCAGCAGGCCGTGAAGGCCGCCCAGGACACCAAGCCGGGCGGGGTGGCCGGCGCGTACGCACCGAGCGGCACCGCGGCCCCCAGCACGGTGGCGTCCAGTGGCGCGAAGGGCCCCAAGGCGGCCAAGGCGGCGAAGGTCCCGCAGATCGGCAAGGACGGCAAGCCGCTCACCCTGCGGTTCGTCCTGCCCTCGGGCCAGGGCTCCGAGCAGCTGCGCACCGTCGGTGAGCGGATCGCGCGGATGCTCGACAAGGTCGGGATCTCCACCCAGATCACCAAGGTCTCCGACGCCAGCTACTTCAAGGACTACATCGCCTCGGGCGACTACGACATGGCGCTGTACTCCTGGCCGGCGACCGCCTTCCCGGCGACCGACGGCCGGCCGATCTACGCCAAGCCGGAGCCCGCTTCCGACGGCTCGCTGCTGGTGGAGCAGAACTACACCCGGGTCGGCACCGACCGTATCGACCAGCTGTTCGACCAGGCGTCCGGTGAGCTGAACGAGGGCGACGCCCGCGATCTGGTGAAGCAGGCGGACGCCAGGATCTGGGCGGCGGCCGGCTCCATCCCCCTCTACCAGCGCCCGCAGCTGGTGGCGGCCAGGTCGGGACTGAAGAACATCGGGGCCTACGGTTTCGCCACCCCGCGCTACCAGGACATCGGCTTCGCCGGGTCGCACGGGCACGACGGCCCGCAGGCTGAAGTTTCGAAGAAGAAGTAG
- a CDS encoding ABC transporter ATP-binding protein has product MTTLTKTEGAPAPTGSDTFLSVRDLRVQFSTEEGTVKAVDGLSFDLARGQTLGIVGESGSGKSVTNLSILGLHAPETTTITGEILLDGEDLTDVSDKQMEKLRGNKMAMIFQDALTALSPYYTVGRQIAEPFVKHTGASKKEARARAIEMLGKVGIPDPKSRVDDYPHQFSGGMRQRAMIAMSLVCNPELLIADEPTTALDVTVQAQILDLLKDLQQEFGSAIILITHDLGVVANVADDLLVMYAGRAVERGTVREVLKQPQHPYTWGLLSSMPRLASDVNEPLRPIPGTPPSLLNPPTGCAFHPRCEFVDVVDGNGRCVKERPELPVGRGSACHLTLDQKQQIFIEKIQPRLG; this is encoded by the coding sequence GTGACCACACTCACCAAGACCGAGGGCGCACCTGCCCCGACCGGGTCGGACACGTTCCTCTCGGTACGCGACCTGCGTGTCCAGTTCTCCACCGAGGAGGGCACGGTCAAGGCCGTCGACGGCCTCTCCTTCGACCTGGCGCGCGGCCAGACGCTGGGCATCGTGGGCGAGTCGGGCTCCGGCAAGTCGGTGACCAACCTGTCCATCCTGGGCCTGCACGCCCCGGAGACCACCACCATCACCGGTGAGATCCTGCTCGACGGCGAGGACCTCACCGATGTCTCGGACAAGCAGATGGAAAAGCTCCGCGGCAACAAGATGGCGATGATCTTCCAGGACGCGCTCACCGCGCTGTCGCCGTACTACACGGTCGGCCGGCAGATCGCCGAGCCGTTCGTGAAGCACACCGGCGCCTCCAAGAAGGAGGCGCGTGCGCGGGCGATCGAGATGCTCGGCAAGGTCGGCATCCCGGACCCCAAGTCCCGGGTCGACGACTACCCGCACCAGTTCTCCGGCGGTATGCGCCAGCGCGCCATGATCGCCATGTCGCTCGTGTGCAACCCCGAACTGCTGATCGCCGACGAGCCGACCACCGCCCTCGACGTGACGGTCCAGGCGCAGATCCTCGACCTGCTCAAGGACCTCCAGCAGGAGTTCGGCTCCGCGATCATCCTGATCACCCACGACCTGGGCGTCGTGGCGAACGTCGCCGACGATCTGCTGGTCATGTACGCGGGACGCGCCGTCGAGCGCGGCACCGTACGTGAGGTGCTCAAGCAGCCGCAGCACCCGTACACCTGGGGTCTGCTCAGCTCGATGCCGCGGCTGGCCTCCGACGTCAACGAGCCGCTGCGGCCCATCCCGGGCACCCCGCCCAGCCTGCTGAACCCGCCGACCGGCTGTGCGTTCCACCCGCGGTGCGAGTTCGTCGACGTCGTCGACGGGAACGGCCGCTGCGTCAAGGAGCGGCCCGAGCTGCCCGTGGGACGGGGCTCCGCCTGCCATCTGACGCTGGATCAGAAGCAGCAGATATTCATTGAGAAGATTCAGCCCCGGCTGGGCTGA
- a CDS encoding ABC transporter permease, whose amino-acid sequence MTSPVQTEDAQASGGPDADALSKDGTQEAKQAAGLSPGQLMWRRFKRDRAGVISAIVVIFFFVIALLAPVIKMLYGKDPYTLYGQGEGGGDITLLDDFNMPTGSFGGASGAHWFGIEPNLGRDVFMQLIYGMRTSIYTALVATIVMVFLGVLLGLVGGYFGGKIDYWLGRLTDLLLGFPSQLFFIASMPVVTAAFVRPDEETPTALRAAAIVVVLSFLGWMGLSRLIRASTLSLREREFVEAAKIAGASPWRIISKELLPNLVTPILVQATLLLPSTILSVAFLSYVGVGYVEPTPDWGRMFSIGSGIFQQDPAYMIYPGVAMVIFVVAFNLLGDSVRDAFDPKSGR is encoded by the coding sequence GTGACAAGTCCAGTACAGACCGAAGACGCTCAGGCGTCAGGCGGACCCGACGCGGATGCCCTGTCGAAGGACGGGACGCAGGAAGCGAAGCAGGCGGCGGGGCTCTCGCCCGGCCAGCTGATGTGGCGACGCTTCAAGCGGGACCGCGCGGGGGTCATTTCCGCCATCGTCGTCATCTTCTTCTTCGTGATCGCGCTTCTCGCGCCCGTGATCAAGATGCTGTACGGCAAGGACCCCTACACCCTCTACGGCCAGGGTGAGGGCGGCGGGGACATCACCCTCCTCGACGACTTCAACATGCCCACCGGCAGCTTCGGCGGTGCGTCGGGTGCCCACTGGTTCGGTATCGAACCCAACCTGGGCCGCGACGTGTTCATGCAGCTGATCTACGGCATGCGGACCTCGATCTACACGGCCCTGGTGGCGACCATCGTGATGGTCTTCCTGGGCGTGCTGCTGGGTCTGGTGGGCGGCTACTTCGGCGGCAAGATCGACTACTGGCTCGGCCGGCTGACCGACCTGCTGCTCGGCTTCCCCAGCCAGCTGTTCTTCATCGCCTCCATGCCTGTGGTCACCGCGGCCTTCGTCCGTCCGGACGAGGAGACGCCGACCGCGCTGCGCGCGGCCGCGATCGTCGTGGTGCTGTCGTTCCTCGGCTGGATGGGTCTGTCCCGTCTGATCCGGGCCTCCACACTCTCCCTGCGTGAGCGGGAGTTCGTCGAGGCGGCAAAGATCGCCGGTGCTTCGCCTTGGCGGATCATCAGCAAGGAGCTGTTGCCGAACCTGGTCACACCCATCCTGGTTCAGGCGACGTTGTTGCTGCCGTCCACCATTCTCTCGGTGGCGTTCCTCTCCTACGTGGGTGTCGGCTACGTCGAACCCACCCCGGACTGGGGCCGGATGTTCTCGATCGGCAGTGGCATCTTCCAGCAGGACCCGGCCTACATGATCTACCCGGGTGTCGCCATGGTCATTTTCGTCGTGGCATTCAACCTTCTCGGCGACTCGGTCCGAGACGCCTTTGACCCGAAGTCCGGACGCTGA
- the typA gene encoding translational GTPase TypA: MPTRHDIRNVAIVAHVDHGKTTLVDAMLKQAGAFAAHAAEHLDDRMMDSNDLEREKGITILAKNTAVKYHPKTGGDVITINIIDTPGHADFGGEVERGLSMVDAVVLLVDASEGPLPQTRFVLRKALDARLPVILCINKTDRPDARIDDVVNETYDLFLDLDADEEQIEFPIVYACARDGIASLTKPEDGTVPADSENLEPFFSTILEHVPAPEYDESAPLQAHVTNLDADNFLGRIALCRVEQGELKKGQTVTWIKRDGTMSNVRITELLMTEALTRKPAEKAGPGDICAIAGIPDIMIGETLADPENPIALPLITVDEPAISMTIGTNTSPLVGKGGKGHKVTARQVKDRLDRELIGNVSLRVLETERPDTWEVQGRGELALAILVETMRREGFELTVGKPEVVTKQVDGKTHEPIERMTIDCPEEHLGAITQLMATRKGRMETMTNHGSGWVRMEWIVPSRGLIGFRTEFLTQTRGTGIAHSIFEGHEPWFGDLRTRNNGSLVADRSGSVTPFAMVNLQERGVIFTEPGTEVYEGMIVGENSRSDDMDVNITKEKKLTNMRAASADTTENVVPPRRLSLEQSLEFCRDDECIEVTPDTVRIRKVVLDQKQRGRAASRAKHS; this comes from the coding sequence ATGCCCACGCGCCACGACATCCGTAACGTCGCCATCGTCGCCCACGTCGACCATGGCAAGACCACTCTGGTCGACGCCATGCTGAAGCAGGCAGGCGCCTTCGCCGCGCACGCAGCCGAGCACCTCGACGACCGGATGATGGACTCGAACGACCTGGAGCGTGAGAAGGGCATCACGATCCTGGCCAAGAACACCGCTGTGAAGTACCACCCCAAGACGGGTGGCGATGTGATCACGATCAACATCATCGACACCCCCGGCCACGCCGACTTCGGCGGTGAGGTCGAGCGCGGCCTCTCCATGGTCGACGCGGTCGTACTCCTGGTGGACGCCTCGGAAGGCCCTCTTCCGCAGACCCGCTTCGTGCTGCGCAAGGCACTGGACGCGCGGCTGCCGGTGATCCTCTGCATCAACAAGACCGACCGCCCGGACGCCCGGATCGACGACGTCGTCAACGAGACGTACGACCTCTTCCTCGATCTCGACGCGGACGAGGAGCAGATCGAGTTCCCCATCGTCTACGCCTGCGCGCGTGACGGTATCGCCTCGCTGACCAAGCCGGAGGACGGCACGGTTCCGGCGGACAGCGAGAACCTGGAGCCGTTCTTCAGCACGATCCTGGAGCACGTCCCGGCCCCCGAGTACGACGAGTCGGCGCCGCTCCAGGCCCATGTCACCAACCTGGACGCGGACAACTTCCTCGGCCGTATCGCCCTGTGCCGGGTCGAGCAGGGCGAGCTGAAGAAGGGCCAGACCGTCACGTGGATCAAGCGTGACGGCACGATGTCCAACGTCCGCATCACCGAGCTGCTGATGACCGAGGCGCTCACCCGCAAGCCGGCCGAGAAGGCGGGCCCCGGTGACATCTGCGCCATCGCCGGTATCCCGGACATCATGATCGGCGAGACCCTCGCCGACCCGGAGAACCCGATCGCGCTGCCGCTGATCACGGTCGACGAGCCGGCCATCTCGATGACCATCGGCACCAACACCTCGCCGCTCGTCGGCAAGGGCGGCAAGGGCCACAAGGTCACCGCCCGCCAGGTCAAGGACCGGCTGGACCGCGAGCTGATCGGTAACGTCTCGCTGCGCGTCCTGGAGACCGAGCGCCCCGACACCTGGGAGGTGCAGGGCCGCGGTGAGCTGGCGCTGGCCATCCTGGTCGAGACGATGCGCCGCGAGGGCTTCGAGCTGACCGTCGGCAAGCCCGAGGTGGTCACCAAGCAGGTCGACGGCAAGACGCACGAGCCGATCGAGCGCATGACGATCGACTGCCCCGAGGAGCACCTCGGCGCCATCACGCAGCTCATGGCGACCCGCAAGGGCCGCATGGAGACCATGACGAACCACGGCTCCGGCTGGGTCCGCATGGAGTGGATCGTGCCGTCCAGGGGTCTGATCGGCTTCCGTACGGAGTTCCTGACGCAGACCAGGGGCACCGGCATCGCGCACTCCATCTTCGAGGGCCACGAGCCGTGGTTCGGTGACCTGCGGACCCGTAACAACGGCTCGCTGGTCGCGGACCGTTCGGGCTCGGTGACCCCCTTCGCGATGGTCAACCTCCAGGAGCGCGGGGTCATCTTCACCGAGCCCGGCACCGAGGTCTACGAGGGCATGATCGTCGGTGAGAACTCGCGCTCCGACGACATGGACGTGAACATCACCAAGGAGAAGAAGCTCACCAACATGCGTGCCGCCTCCGCCGACACCACGGAGAACGTGGTGCCGCCGCGCAGGCTCTCGCTGGAGCAGTCGCTGGAGTTCTGCCGCGACGACGAGTGCATCGAGGTCACCCCGGACACCGTCCGGATCCGTAAGGTTGTCCTGGACCAGAAGCAGCGCGGCCGCGCCGCTTCCCGGGCCAAGCATTCCTGA
- a CDS encoding ABC transporter substrate-binding protein, producing MSIFGTRRTRAVVVALAAGSLALTACGGGDSDSGTKDKSKTQKDAAKQSAAVTYGDAQVSTGPAKEVPGAQTGGTMSVYQEADFSHLDPGQSYVSDTKLLDRLLQRGLTQYDEDANGKLTVVGDLATDSGKQTDGGKTWTYTLKSGLKDQNGSPITSADIRHTIERLYAPFITDGPTYIQNWLSGGGTTYRKALPDGGFGSKHLPDSVLATPDDKTIVFHFKDAQPDLPQALTMTGYSVVPAKTDTKEKYDTAPVATGPYKISDFKPGKSMTLVKNTNWDPKSDSVRHQYVDGFNIDFNHDDDDQSKTLLADRGEAKNAMMFTGQVSTNQVKNVVTNAAAMKRTVQGYAPYVWQLNFNLDRVKDKRIRDAITYALPSNQIYKLDGGTYGGEVATGLMAPTVPGYEKGYDPFGKLKKPNGDIVKAKQLIKEAGAEGKKLVYAFGNTPVRQQQAVVITNRLKEIGLNPVKKEVDSATWYEQMGKIQNGMDLYMTGWGQDWPSASTVIPPSYDGTTLQDGSSDYSHINDPKVNAAIAAAQKITDPAAAQKAWTAIHHDIVERINPAAPVYFTKVFQIFGSNVGGLRYSSDSSYVDVTRVFLKK from the coding sequence ATGAGCATCTTTGGCACGCGCAGAACACGTGCTGTCGTCGTCGCCCTGGCGGCCGGCTCGTTGGCGCTGACCGCCTGTGGCGGCGGCGACAGTGACAGCGGCACGAAGGACAAGAGCAAGACCCAGAAGGACGCCGCCAAGCAGTCGGCCGCCGTTACCTACGGTGACGCGCAGGTGTCCACGGGTCCCGCCAAGGAGGTGCCCGGTGCTCAGACCGGCGGCACCATGTCGGTCTACCAGGAGGCCGACTTCTCCCACCTGGACCCGGGCCAGAGCTACGTCAGCGACACCAAGCTCCTCGACCGGCTGCTCCAGCGCGGTCTGACGCAGTACGACGAGGACGCCAACGGCAAGCTCACCGTCGTCGGTGACCTCGCCACCGACTCGGGCAAGCAGACCGATGGCGGCAAGACCTGGACCTACACGCTGAAGAGCGGCCTCAAGGACCAGAACGGCAGCCCGATAACGTCGGCGGACATCCGCCACACGATCGAGCGCCTCTACGCCCCGTTCATCACGGACGGCCCGACGTACATCCAGAACTGGCTGTCCGGCGGCGGTACGACGTACCGCAAGGCCCTGCCCGACGGCGGCTTCGGCAGCAAGCACCTGCCCGACTCGGTGCTCGCCACCCCGGACGACAAGACCATCGTCTTCCACTTCAAGGACGCGCAGCCCGACCTGCCGCAGGCCCTGACGATGACCGGCTACTCCGTGGTGCCCGCCAAGACGGACACCAAGGAGAAGTACGACACGGCCCCGGTCGCGACCGGCCCGTACAAGATCTCGGACTTCAAGCCGGGCAAGTCGATGACGCTCGTCAAGAACACGAACTGGGACCCGAAGAGCGACTCGGTCCGTCACCAGTACGTCGACGGCTTCAACATCGACTTCAACCACGACGACGACGACCAGAGCAAGACGCTCCTCGCCGACCGTGGTGAAGCCAAGAACGCCATGATGTTCACCGGCCAGGTCTCCACCAACCAGGTCAAGAACGTCGTCACCAACGCCGCCGCGATGAAGCGCACCGTCCAGGGCTACGCCCCGTACGTGTGGCAGCTGAACTTCAACCTGGACCGCGTCAAGGACAAGCGCATCCGTGACGCCATCACGTACGCGCTGCCGAGCAACCAGATCTACAAGCTCGACGGTGGTACGTACGGCGGTGAGGTCGCGACCGGTCTGATGGCGCCGACCGTCCCGGGTTACGAGAAGGGCTACGACCCGTTCGGCAAGCTCAAGAAGCCCAACGGTGACATCGTCAAGGCCAAGCAGCTGATCAAGGAGGCCGGCGCCGAGGGCAAGAAGCTCGTCTACGCGTTCGGCAACACCCCGGTCCGCCAGCAGCAGGCCGTCGTCATCACCAACCGGCTGAAGGAAATCGGCCTGAACCCGGTGAAGAAGGAAGTGGACAGCGCCACCTGGTACGAGCAGATGGGCAAGATCCAGAACGGCATGGACCTCTACATGACCGGCTGGGGCCAGGACTGGCCGTCCGCGTCCACGGTGATCCCGCCGTCGTACGACGGAACCACCCTGCAGGACGGTTCTTCGGACTACTCGCACATCAACGACCCGAAGGTCAACGCCGCCATCGCGGCAGCCCAGAAGATCACTGACCCCGCCGCCGCCCAGAAGGCCTGGACCGCGATCCACCACGACATCGTGGAGCGCATCAACCCGGCGGCCCCGGTCTACTTCACCAAGGTGTTCCAGATCTTCGGCTCCAACGTCGGTGGTCTGCGCTACTCGTCGGACTCCAGCTACGTCGACGTGACCCGCGTGTTCCTCAAGAAGTAA
- a CDS encoding ABC transporter permease, which yields MVQFLIRRSFGAILILFLISAITYFMFFAIPQDPALLACGKNCTPDALAIIHKNLGLDQPVPVQYWHYLVGIFAGRDFPTGHCPAPCLGISFANQQPVWNTILDRFPLTLSLSVGGLIVFLVVGLGAGMIAAAKKGTTIDKVFSSASLVLSSLQIYFLGPLVLLLLVFNTGWLDKPKYVPLTEDPAGWFMGLLIPWLVISVIFTANYTRTARSTMIEQLQEEHVRAARAKGMSGKYVFFRYAWRGSLIPIVTILGIDIGALLGGAIVTEFTFGLPGIGRLAVQSVTDKDLPLTMGVMIFSAAFILLFNVIVDAAYAFIDPRVRLS from the coding sequence ATGGTGCAATTCCTCATACGCCGGTCGTTCGGCGCGATTCTGATCCTCTTCCTCATCAGTGCCATCACATACTTCATGTTCTTCGCCATCCCCCAGGACCCGGCTCTGCTGGCCTGTGGCAAGAACTGCACTCCGGACGCGCTGGCCATCATTCACAAGAACCTCGGCCTGGATCAGCCGGTGCCGGTGCAGTACTGGCACTACCTCGTGGGCATCTTCGCGGGACGCGACTTCCCCACGGGCCACTGCCCGGCCCCCTGCCTCGGCATCTCCTTCGCCAACCAGCAGCCGGTGTGGAACACCATCCTGGACCGCTTCCCGCTGACGCTCTCCCTGTCGGTCGGCGGCCTCATCGTCTTCCTCGTCGTGGGCCTCGGCGCCGGCATGATCGCCGCGGCGAAGAAGGGCACCACGATCGACAAGGTGTTCAGCTCCGCCTCGCTGGTGCTCAGCTCGCTGCAGATCTACTTCCTCGGCCCGCTGGTCCTCCTTCTCCTGGTCTTCAACACCGGCTGGCTCGACAAGCCGAAGTACGTGCCGCTGACCGAGGACCCGGCCGGCTGGTTCATGGGGCTGCTGATTCCCTGGCTGGTGATCTCGGTGATCTTCACCGCCAACTACACCAGAACAGCGCGCTCGACGATGATCGAACAGTTGCAGGAAGAACATGTGAGAGCGGCTCGGGCCAAGGGCATGAGCGGCAAGTACGTCTTCTTCCGCTACGCCTGGCGCGGCTCGCTCATCCCGATCGTCACCATCCTCGGCATCGACATCGGCGCGCTCCTCGGCGGTGCCATCGTCACGGAGTTCACCTTCGGTCTGCCGGGCATCGGCCGGCTCGCCGTACAGTCGGTGACCGACAAGGACCTGCCGCTGACGATGGGCGTGATGATCTTCAGCGCCGCCTTCATCCTGCTGTTCAACGTCATTGTGGACGCCGCGTATGCGTTCATCGACCCGCGCGTGCGTCTGTCCTAG